A section of the Oryzias latipes chromosome 10, ASM223467v1 genome encodes:
- the LOC101157306 gene encoding probable serine/threonine-protein kinase kinX isoform X5, with protein sequence MASGSPDLTNQEPAEVREESSGKKKSKFKTFKKFFARKKRKEPSSGGAEAGLKASQSIDNVSKTSESNALTRSEKDKGSGSKISLGGKAMSHDSVFVCDTSEANEALGASQDSIHGKVKSLQLQLKQAIRLGSPPSLMCVKKNEDAVTTSEEDGPPCSPPEYAPFHSRQDQRNSSNCLHGLDNDQLPCGASSRAVSPLVVPGDFSQPASPFACLDNSAAKHKLGLRPKANNRRKPVRRLDGKTEADTAVVEKLIISTPGAETNAEEEEEEEEQNSEDGIDDQLKPKVEEEEEEEEEEKIHAEDPRLSLFRGEEGEDESEAEADVSHGLDASCRGEQSVSEEETSDGPPVPSSESSSRASPLDPPRNTPEPPAGSRERVTPSTSSTEEDNQAESGSTSGGEAAFQEEKDGESSLLEEVLSSLKTPLKPCSLDGEDVEEVLEPKEEMEKNQKEVEEKEEEQVDIQTASPCSVLADLTTDEQRDSCQEEDDSVEEEKAAKEEEEAVNEEEEESGKEEEEALNEEEEPVKEEELLVVEHFDNHEEETKKREEEEDKNMPVSINEDDEEEEFMNLEKEDEDEKEIEEDKVQQQEGEDEGEAEMMREMISPSQDEEDQRGSPLEGADEVTKAADEEILLMQDEEDDFNHKSEHVEEEDFVGEEPEKEKAGIAVFAEQEVETTEQEVEQEAKTAEPAEQEVEQEVETSEPAEQEMEQEAETAKQEVEQEFETAEQEVEQEAETAEPAEQEVEQEMETSEPAEQEVEQEGDDVKQSEDAGLPEPLRPETQHESHSQESVISPSSKTSILSINLASPSSEKSFQFSPVAVSPGPSVTEFPTAEDEEEADTATKEVAKEEGSPPATPSPEETKVRFTIAPAWQRCQSLTSPSSSPVCVSSPKDEEVPVKDHTSEAEPASESVLGPGRVKAAGNPTSKSQTSPSPVKAPSPAAANTTESAATTGGNPNNPFGVRLRKTSTLLRFNSEEEEEAPVESVNPPTSCKAESPQVCSKPSASQPVCNKPALPKKPELQAEAGGKLKRFSGISDPPRADPPSWISVAKHKQKLYRENSLDEITLKKEEQEKKPSLPNKEPRTKAAESSSHVVKPEAVKPPVSPEKDPKRALSPQTSAASQPFKSQLLPCPVAPKPQVPPPVAKHPSPPQKSLPPPTPVPVHPKPPSIPPSKPTSTPQTTPVPSPAFASRTTPEKSPSRSAGPPGPRGLTTPALPQDEPPWMALAKKKAKAWSEMPQIVQ encoded by the exons ATGGCATCAGGATCCCCAGACCTAACCAATCAGGAGCCTGCTGAGGTTCGGGAAGAGAGTTCAG GAAAGAAGAAGTCCAAATTCAAAacgtttaaaaagttttttgccaggaagaagagaaaagagccATCAAGTGGCGGAGCAGAGGCGGGCCTTAAAGCCAGCCAGTCCATCGACAATGTCAGCAAAACCTCGGAGAGCAACGCTCTCACTCGATCGGAGAAGGACAAAGGATCGGG GTCAAAGATCAGCCTGGGTGGCAAAGCCATGTCCCATGACTCTGTCTTTGTTTGTGACACATCGGAGGCCAACGAGGCTCTGGGGGCGTCTCAGGACAGCATTCACGGGAAAGTGAAGTCCCTGCAG CTCCAGCTGAAGCAGGCCATCAGGCTGGGCTCGCCTCCTTCCTTAATGTGCGTGAAAAAAAACGAGGACGCCGTGACCACGTCCGAGGAGGATGGCCCGCCCTGCAGTCCCCCAGAATACGCTCCCTTTCACTCA CGTCAGGATCAGAGGAACAGCTCCAACTGTCTGCACGGATTAGATAATGACCAG TTGCCTTGTGGGGCCTCCAGTAGAGCGGTGAGCCCCCTAGTGGTTCCTGGGGACTTCAGCCAGCCGGCCAGCCCGTTTGCCTGTCTGGATAATTCTGCTGCCAAACATAAACTGGGTTTGAGACCCAAAGCAAACAACAGAAGGAAACCTGTCAGG CGGCTGGATGGGAAAACAGAAGCAGACACTGCAGTGGTGGAGAAGTTGATCATCTCCACACCAGGAGCAGAAACGAAcgccgaggaggaggaggaggaggaagaacaaAACTCTGAAG ATGGAATTGATGATCAGCTAAAACCAAAagtagaggaggaggaggaggaggaagaggaggagaagattCACGCAGAGGATCCCAGACTCTCCCTGTTTAGGGGCGAGGAGGGAGAAGATGAGTCGGAAGCAGAAGCGGATGTTTCTCACGGCCTGGACGCTTCCTGCAGAGGGGAGCAGAGTGTCTCAGAGGAGGAAACCTCTGACGGTCCGCCTGTGCCCTCCTCTGAGTCCAGCTCGAGAGCCTCCCCGCTGGACCCTCCCAG AAACACACCAGAGCCCCCTGCTGGCTCGAGGGAACGTGTGACTCCAAGCACCTCCAGCACAGAGGAGGACAACCAGGCTGAAAGTGGCTCCACGTCAGGAGGAGAAGCTGCTTTCCAAGAGGAGAAGGACGGAGAGAGCTCCCTCTTAGAGGAGGTGCTAAGTTCTTTAAAGACTCCCCTCAAGCCCTGCTCACTGGACGGGGAAGATGTGGAGGAGGTCCTGGAGCCAAAGGAGGAAATGGAGAAAAACCaaaaggaggtggaggagaaagaagaggAGCAGGTTGATATTCAGACTGCTTCTCCGTGCTCCGTCCTGGCAGACCTGACCACAGACGAACAGAGAGATTCCTGCCAGGAGGAAGATGATTCTGTGGAAGAAGAAAAGGCAGccaaagaagaggaagaggccgtgaatgaagaagaggaagagtcagggaaggaagaggaagaggcacTGAATGAAGAGGAAGAACCAGTAAAAGAAGAGGAACTTTTAGTCGTGGAGCATTTTGACAATCAT GAggaggaaacaaagaaaagggaggaagaagaggataAAAATATGCCTGTATCCATAAATGAGGACGACGAAGAAGAAGAATTCATGAATCTAGAGAAGGAAGATGAGGATGAAAAAGAGATAGAGGAAGACAAAGTACAACAGCAGGAGGGCGAAGACGAAGGTGAAGCAGAGATGATGCGAGAAATGATTTCTCCTTCTCAAGATGAGGAAGATCAGAGAGGCTCCCCTTTGGAGGGGGCGGATGAAGTCACAAAAGCTGCTGATGAAGAAATTCTCCTGATGCAGGACGAGGAAGATGATTTTAATCACAAATCTGAGCATGTGGAGGAGGAAGACTTTGTGGGAGAAGAGCCTGAGAAGGAGAAAGCAGGGATAGCCGTGTTTGCGGAGCAGGAAGTGGAGACAACGGAACAggaagtggagcaggaagcgAAGACAGCCGAGCCGGCAGAGCAggaagtggagcaggaagtggaGACATCCGAGCCGGCAGAGCAGGAAATGGAGCAGGAAGCGGAGACtgcaaaacaggaagtggagcaGGAATTCGAGACGGCAGAACAggaagtggagcaggaagcgGAGACAGCGGAGCCGGCAGAGCAAGAAGTGGAGCAGGAAATGGAGACATCCGAGCCGGCAGAGCAGGAAGTGGAGCAGGAAGGTGATGATGTGAAGCAGAGTGAAGACGCCGGTTTGCCTGAGCCTCTTCGTCCTGAGACCCAGCATGAAAGTCACTCACAGGAGAGTGTGATCAGCCCCTCCAGCAAGACCAGCATCCTAAGCATCAATCTGGCCTCCCCCAGCTCAGAAAAATCCTTCCAGTTCTCTCCAGTGGCAGTTAGTCCTGGTCCCAGTGTCACGGAGTTCCCGACtgctgaggatgaagaggaggccgACACTGCAACTAAGGAAGTGGCAAAAGAGGAAGGTTCACCTCCTGCCACTCCCTCTCCAGAGGAGACTAAAGTCCGCTTCACCATCGCTCCTGCCTGGCAGAGGTGTCAGAGTCTgacctctccttcctcctcaccTGTCTGCGTCTCCTCACCCAAAGATGAGGAGGTCCCTGTGAAGGATCACACTTCAGAGGCCGAACCAGCGAGTGAATCTGTGTTGGGTCCAGGCAGAGTGAAGGCCGCAGGCAACCCCACTTCTAAATCGCAGACCAGCCCCTCCCCGGTCAAAGCTCCGAGCCCGGCTGCTGCAAACACTACAG AGAGCGCTGCCACAACAGGGGGCAACCCCAACAACCCTTTTGGAGTGCGGCTGAGGAAGACGTCAACTCTTCTTCGCTTTAActctgaggaggaagaagag GCTCCGGTTGAGTCTGTAAATCCTCCAACAAGCTGTAAGGCTGAGTCGCCTCAGGTCTGCAGTAAACCCTCCGCATCTCAGCCGGTCTGCAACAAGCCCGCCCTCCCTAAGAAACCGGAACTCCAAGCGGAGGCCGGAGGGAAGCTGAAACGCTTCTCAG GGATTTCAGATCCGCCTCGAGCAGATCCTCCCAGCTGGATTTCTGTGGCCAAACACAAGCAGAAGCTCTACAGAGAAAACTCGCTGGATGAGATAACCCTCAAGAAG GAGGAACAAGAGAAAAAGCCTTCACTGCCAAACAAGGAGCCCAGAACCAAGGCAGCAGAATCCAGCAGCCATG tGGTTAAGCCGGAGGCCGTCAAGCCACCCGTGTCTCCAGAAAAAGACCCCAAGAGGGCGCTCTCCCCTCAAacttctgcagcttctcagcctttcaaatcccagctgctcCCCTGCCCCGTTGCTCCGAAGCCACAAGTGCCCCCTCCCGTGGCAAAGCATCCCAGTCCACCCCAAAAATCCCTGCCGCCCCCCACTCCAGTCCCCGTTCACCCAAAACCTCCCAGTATACCCCCCTCAAAGCCCACCTCCACTCCCCAAACTACTCCAGTCCCATCCCCTGCCTTTGCATCAAGAACCACTCCTGAAAAGTCTCCGTCCAGATCGGCTGGACCCCCCGGACCACGGGGTCTAACTACCCCGGCTCTGCCGCAGGATGAGCCCCCCTGGATGGCGTTGGCAAAGAAGAAAGCCAAAGCCTGGAGTGAAATGCCGCAGATCGTCCAGTGA